The segment ATTCCACGTTTTTTCGCTTCTTCAATGTCAATCACGTTGTAGCCTGTCGCCAAAACACCGATATATTTCAATGCGGGAAGAGCTTCCATTTCCTTTTTCAGGATACGGACTTTATTGGTCAGGACTATTTCTGCGCCCTGGCAACGTTCAATTACTTCGCCTTCTTGCGTGTTTTCGTAGATATGACACTCTCCTAATGCCTGTAGGCTATCCCAGGATAAATCTCCTTTGTTGAGTGTTCTGCCATCTAAAACTACTATTTTCATATCTGATCTGTATATATAAAATTATTCATGATGATAAGGTTCGTTATTCAATATGGTCATGGCCCGATAGATTTGCTCAACGAAGATTAGGCGAATCATCTGATGTGAGAACGTCATTTTGCTGAGTGAGACTTTTTCGGAAGCTGCCTGATAAACTGCTTCGCTGAATCCATACGGACCGCCAATAACGAATACCAGTCTTCGGGAAACCGTGTTCATTTTCTTTTCTAAATAGGACGCGAATTGCATGGACGTAAATTCTTTTCCTTTTTCATCAAGCAATACCAGATAATCACCTGCCTGTAGCGATTTCAAGATTAATTCGCCTTCTTTTTCCTTCTGCTGGTTTTCAGATAAGTTCTTGACGTTCTTGATATCAGGAATTACCTGCATCTCAAAAGGAATATAATGGACAAGTCTGTTCTGATATTCCCGGATCGCTTCCGAAAAGTAATTAGCGTCTGTTTTTCCGATGACTACTAAACAAATTTTCATTTGATTTTATATTTCTATATTTACAAAGACGAAGTTAGGGAAAATTCTTATCTTTGTAACCAGTATTCACAAAAAAGATCAGTGATGAAACGACTCTTACTGTTAATTGCCTTGGTTGTGGCGGCAATTCATGTACAAGCAGCAGACATAACAACCATTACGACGGCCTTAAAAACGGGAAATGCTACAACTTTACAGTCATGTATGGATAAATCGGTCGATATGGCTCTGGCGGATAAGTCAAAGACTTGTAACGCACAGGAGGCTGTTTCGATGTTGAATGGCTTTTTTAGTTCGAACAAACCTTCTTCTTTTTCTTTATTACATCATGCAGATAAAAAAGACAATGGTTTTTTGGTAGCAAAACTGACTGCGGGAAACAAGTCATACCGGGTTAATGTAACGTATAAGGTGGAAGGGGATAAAGTAGTAATACAATCAATAAGAATAGAATAATTTCAGAAGATGAACGTAAAAGAAACAAAAGAACAGCTTATTGCCGAACTGATTCGTCTGGCGTTTGCCGAAGATATTGGCGACGGCGATCACACAACCTTGTGTTGTATTCCGGCTACGGAGATGGGTAAAAGTCAATTGATCGTAAAAGAAGACGGCGTTTTGGCTGGTGTAGAAATGGCCCGGTTGATTTTCCATACGTTTGATCCGGATTTGAAAATGACCGTTTTTATACAGGATGGTGCTGAAGTTAAAAAAGGAGATATTGCCTTTGTAGTTGAAGGTAAAGTACAGTCGTTGTTACAGACTGAGCGCCTGATGCTGAATGTCATGCAACGTATGAGCGGTATTGCTACAACAACTCGCAAATATGTTAAGGCTTTGGAAGGAACCAAAACATGCGTGTTGGATACGCGCAAGACAACGCCGGGACTTCGTATGATTGAGAAAGAAGCCGTTCGTATCGGTGGTGGTGTAAACCATCGTATCGGTTTGTTTGATATGATCTTGTTGAAGGATAATCATGTTGACTTTGCTGGCGGTATAGAGGCTGCTATCACTCGTTGCCATGAGTATCTGAAAGAAAAACATAAGGATTTGAAGATTGAAATTGAAGTCCGCAACTTCGATGAAATTCAGCAGGTATTGAAAATTGGAGGCGTTGACCGTATTATGCTGGATAACTTTACACCTGAAGATACGAAGAAAGCTGTTGAAATGATTGGCGGACGCTTTGAAATTGAATCATCCGGAGGAATCACTTTTGATACGTTGCGTCAGTACGCTGAGTGTGGAGTTGATTACATTTCTGTAGGAGCTTTGACTCATTCTGTAAAAGGTTTGGATATGAGCTTCAAGGCTTGTTGATAATCTTTTACGATATAGAAAAGGAGAGAGGATAACACCTCTTCTTAAAATAAACGAGAACCGTTTTCGAAATTAATGGGTTTTGAAAACGGTTCTCGTTTATTTTGTTTTTCAGAATCAGTATCTCTTACTATTCAGAATGTTAGATCGCTATTATATTTTCTTCAGGAATAATAGGAAATGTAAAAGAAATGCATTATTTTTGATACGGATGTGGTTGGATACACTTAAATCTAAGAGAGTCTTTATTGTAGAACTTTATTATAACATGTCATGGAAAAACAAACGAAAAAGATGAACCGCCGTGAGTTTTTAGGTTTATCAGCTTTAGGATTAGCCAGCTTAACGATTTTACCCAGTTGGTCAGTTAACGGACAAAAATATGCTCCCAGCGATCGGATTGTCTTTGGTTTTATTGGTTTGGGCCGTCAGGGAATGAGTGATTTCTACTCGGCTTCGAATTGTCCGGGCATTCAAATAGTGGCCGGATGTGATGTAGATGCTTTGAAAAGAGAGCGTTTTATGAAGCGAGTTACAGAATGGCAAAAGAAAGCCGGCTGGAATCCTCGTTGTGATACTTATGAGTTTTATGAGGAACTGTTGGACCGGAAGGATATTGATGTCGTATCTATTGCTACACCCGATCATTGGCATGCTTTAGCTGCCATCCATGCTTGCCAGGCATCTAAAGATGTTTATCTGCAGAAACCGCTGACTTATACGATTTCTGAAAGTATAGCTTTGGTGCGGGCTGTCCGGGCCAACGACCGGGTATTGCAAGTGGGAAGCCAGCAACGTTCGGACCGGGAATTCCAGCGGGCGATAGAATTGGTACGTGCCGGTGCAATCGGTCATATTGAAAGTGTTCAGGTTCATATTGGTGAGCCTCCTAAACCGTTTGATCTGCCGGAAGTACCTGTTCCTCCTTATTTGAATTTCAATGCCTGGATGGGACCGCTTACGAGTCCGAATGTGCATTATCATCCGGATATGTGTCCGCCAATTGATAATCCGGAAATGGAAGAAAAAGGTCCGTGGGCAGTTTGGCGTTATTATCGGGAGACGGGAAACGGTTTAACAGGCGATTGGGGTGCCCATCATTATGATATAACACAAGCTGCATTGGGTATGGATGGATCTGGTCCTGTTGAATATATTCCGGCCGGATATAACGGAACGAAATATTGCACGATGAAATATGCGGATGGAACAGTCGTAACCGAGCAGGTGATAGAAAACTTCCGGAAGGATAATCCCAACGAACTTGGCATTAAGTTTATAGGAACAAAGGGTTGGCTGAAAGTGGCTCGCGGTTATATTGAATGTTCAGATCCTTCTCTGGTGAAAGATACCCCGATGGGAGCAGAAGTATCACACATGCAGAATTTTGTTAATTGTATCCGTTCACGCCGGAATCCGATTGCTCCGGTTGAAGTAGGTTGCAGTACCAATATCATGTGTTGTCTGAATAATATCGCTCACGAGCTGGGACGTCCGGTGAAGTGGGATCCAGCCACATTAAGCTTTGGCGATGACGAAGAAGCAGCCAATCATCGGCTTTATTACTATAAATATAGGAATCCTTATACCTTACCTTATTGGGATAAATGACAACTGATTTATTTCCTGCCTAGGAATGATTTAAAATACGCCAGCTTTTCATCAAAACACGCCGGCTTTTCATCAAAAGCTGGCGTGTTTTTGGAAGGATAAAAATTGTTGAATATGATAAAAGAAATTGCATTGAGTTTATTCTCTGTAGTTTTTATGTTATCTTGTACAGAGAAGAAAGAAGCAGAGCGAAAGGCTTTTGCTGAAAATGAGTTTAAAGAGTGGGCACAGACGCCTCCGATGGGATGGAACAGTTGGGATTGTTATGGCCCAACTGTGGAGGAACATGAGGTAAGGGCTAATGCGGATTATATGGCAGAACATCTGTTGAAATACGGGTGGGAATATATTGTGGTGGATATCCGTTGGTATGTAGAGAATGATAAAGCAGGAGGATATAACCAGACAGACCCGCATTATGTGTTGGATGCGTATGGACGATATCAGCCGGCAGTGAATCGTTTTCCTTCAGCTAAAGGAGGTAAAGGTTTTAAGGAATTGGCCGATTATGTACATCAGAAAGGTTTGAAGTTTGGAATACATATTATGCGTGGAATACCGAAAGAAGCTGTAGCTCAAAAAAGGCCAATAAAAGGTACGGATGGTATCACTGCCGATCAGATTTATTCAAAAGAGAATTTATGCCAATGGCTCTCTGATAATTATACGGTTGATACTTCTAAACCCGGAGCACAGGAGTACTATAATTCTATCATTAATATGTATGCTGATTGGGGCGTTGATTTTATAAAAGTGGATGACTTGTCGGCTCCATTTTACCATAAGGATGAAATAGAGATGATACGTTATGCAATCGATCATTGTGGTCGCCCCATTGTTTTTAGTACATCACCTGGTGAAACGCCGGTAGAGGAGGCCGAACATGTACGTAATCATGCGAATATGTGGCGTATGGTAAATGATGTATGGGATGTTTGGGGAGATGTGGAGCATCTATTGTCTGTTTGCCAGAAATGGTATCCTTATATTGCGCCGGGAACTTGGCCTGATTGCGATATGATACCTTTGGGACGAATCTCTATTCGTGGGGAAAGAGGAGAAGACCGAATGACTCGTCTTACTAAAGATGAGCAATATTCGTTAATGACGTTATTTACGATTTTCCGTTCACCCTTGATGTTTGGCGGGGATTTACCGAGTTGTGATGATTTTACTTTATCATTGCTGACCAATGAAGAAGTTCTAAAGATGCATAAAAAATCTGTTGATACCCGTATGCTGTATTATGATACAGAAAAAGTGGTCATTACATCTCGTCATCCTCAAACGGGAGCAATTTATTTGGCTTTGTTTAATACTTCAGATGATAAAGAGCTGTCAGTTGGTGCGGATTTAAAACAGCTTGGAATAGAAGGTCCCGTCGAAGTGGTTGATTTATGGACAGGACAAAATTTAGGAAAAGTCTCTGATAAGATTGAACGGGAATTGAAACCTCATGCTTCAATCTTGTGCAAGATTAGTTCTAATCTTGATGAAGTAACGAATTAGCATCGTGACTTTATAAACCATGAAAAAGCCCGGAGGATATTGCACCTTCGGGCTTTTTTAGAACTAAATCTCAAATGATTATTGAACAGTGTTATTTCAATCGCTTGTAGCCATATACAGCGCGTTCACCTAATTCTTCTTCAATACGAAGCAATTGGTTGTATTTAGCCATACGGTCTGAACGGCTCAACGAACCGGTTTTAATCTGACCGCTGTTGGTGGCTACAGCGATGTCTGCAATAGTTGCATCTTCCGTTTCGCCAGAGCGGTGAGAAGTTACTGTCGTATAGCCATGGCGATGTGCCATTTCGATGGCGTTAAGCGTTTCAGTCAGTGAGCCGATCTGATTAACTTTAATCAAGATAGAGTTGGCACATCCTTCCTGAATTCCCTTAGATAAGAATTCAACATTGGTAACAAACAAATCGTCACCTACTAATTGACAACGGTCACCAATACGTTGAGTCAGCTTTTTCCAACCATCCCAATCATTCTCGCTCATACCATCTTCAATCGAATCAATCGGATAAGTATTGATAAGCTTTTCCAGATAATCAATCTGTTCGTCGGATGTACGTTTCACGCCCTTTTCTCCTTCAAAGATAGTATAGTCGTAAACACCGTCTTTGTAGAATTCGGAAGAGGCACAATCCATACCGATCATAACGTCTTTACCCGGTTTGTATCCGGCAGCCTCGATAGCTTTCAAGATAGAATTCAGAGCATCTTCGGTTCCTTCCAATGCCGGAGCAAAACCACCTTCGTCTCCTACAGCTGTACTTAATCCTCTATCATGCAATACTTTCTTCAAAGCATGAAATACTTCTGCTCCCATTCGCAATCCTTCATGGAATGAGCTGGCTCCAACCGGACGTATCATAAATTCCTGAAAAGCAATAGGCGCATCACTATGTGAACCACCATTGATGATATTCATCATCGGAACCGGCATTACATATGTATTCGTTCCGCCGATGTAACGATACAAAGGAATATCCAGATAATTGGCTGCCGCTTTGGCAACTGCCAAGGATACTCCTAAAATGGCATTGGCTCCTAAATTAGATTTCGTAGGAGTCCCGTCCAAAGCTAACATAGCGTGATCAATACCCATTTGATCTAATGCCGACATTCCTTTTAACGCAGGAGCAATCACTTCATTGACGTTCTTGACAGCCTTCAAGACTCCTTTTCCTCCATATCTGTTTTTGTCTTGATCCCGTAATTCCAAGGCTTCGTGTTCACCAGTTGATGCACCAGATGGCACTGATGCCCGTCCCATTACGCCTGATTCCAGCAATACATCTACTTCTACAGTTGGATTGCCTCTTGAATCCAATATCTCACGGCCTGTAATCTTTTCTATTCTCATCGCTTTATTAATTAATTAGTGTTTGGCAAAGGTAACTTTCCCTTGCAGTTTATTAAATAACTAATTATGGTGATTTTTGGTTCTTTCATCTCCCTTAAATTAGGTATTTTTAGAAGTGACTGCTGTTTTATTCAGGAAAGATTGCAGGAAAACAAGAATGAATATAAAAAACAAAGGCTATTTCCCTTGTTTCAGAGAAATAGCCTTAATTGGAAGATTTATTATTTTATTAGAAGTAATATTCGTTAGAATCAATTTTAATCTTCGTTGGAATTAAAAATGATTCTCGTTACTTTTCATTTACTTTCTGGTAGCATAGTTCTTATTCAGATATTCCAACAATTCAGCTGTGATATCATAAGCGTCATTCGCTAATAAAATGTTGTCACCGGCTGTATTGCTGAATACAACTTGAAAACCTCTGCTCTGGTTAAATACTTTTAATTGAGAAACGATCGAATCACGTAACTGCTCGTTTAATTTCTGCTGTTCTTCCATCAATTCTTGAGAAAGACGGGTGTCAAGATCCTGAAGTTCCTGGCGCTTATTAAGCAATCGCTGCTGTTCTTGTTCAGCTCTTTCCTGAGTCAGAAATGCGTTGTTAGATATTTTGCGTTGAAATTCCTGCATTTCGCTTTGCAGAGAAGCAGCCTTTTGATTGACGTTGGCTCTTGAATTTTCTGCTTTTTTCAAAATGATTTCATTCAAGTCTTTTGCATAATTATAATTCTCTAAGAGAGAATCAACGTTGACATACGCAACAGGAAGGGTTGATGCCGTGCTTCCACTGTCTGTAGTAACAGCTTTTGTGGTACTAACTTCTTTCTTGCCTGAAAATTGCATGACAAACAGAATCACAACGGCAACAGCTAGTACGCCGTTGATAATGTAGTTAACGTTCTTCATAAAATGTAAAATATTATCTTTTTATTTTTTATCAGTTTGATTATCCAATCTGTCATATAGATTTTTATGCTGAACTTGCAAACGATGCTCTGTCTTAGCACAATATATGCCTTTTTTAGCCAACGCTTTATTCCCTTCAATATGTGTATTCGGGAAGCGTCCGCCTTTCTTCAGGAGCACTTTCACACAGAGTAATACTACACAGATTACAATAATTATGAATGTAAGCAATAACGTTTTTAGCATTTTCTATATATTTGTGGACGCAAATATAAGGCTTTCACCGATTATAAAGTAGATTTTTCTGATTTAATTCTACTTTTTTTCGATATTAAGTCGATTTATGTGTATAATTAACGTTATTAATACCTAAAATGAAATGAAGATAACAGATTTAGAACCTCAGATTGTGTGGAAATACTTTGATGAAATCACCAAGGTGCCACGTCCGTCCAAAAAGGAGGAGAAAATAGTTGCCTATTTGGAGAGTTTTGCTCAGAAAAATCATATAGCCTATAAGAAAGATGAAGTAGGCAATATCATTATGTCGAAGCCTGCAACTCCGGGTATGGAAAACCGGGAAACAGTCGTTTTGCAGTCACATGTCGACATGGTTTGTGAAAAAAACAACGGTACACAGCATGATTTTGAAAAGGATCCGATTGAGACCATTGTAGATGGCGAGTGGCTTCGCGCAAATGGAACAACATTAGGTGCAGACAACGGTATCGGAGTGGCTGCAGAGTTGGCCTTGCTTGCTTCAGATAATATTGAACATGGTCCGATTGAATGTTTGTTTACAATAGATGAAGAGACTGGTTTAACAGGAGCCAAGGCGCTGAAGGCCGGTTTTATGACAGGGAATATTTTGCTGAATCTGGACAGTGAGGATGAAGGTCAGATCTTTATGGGGTGTGCTGGTGGTAAAGATACACAGGCATTATTCCATTATCAGGCTGAAGCGGCTCCTGCAGACCGCCAGTATTTCCGGATTGACGTAAAAGGTCTGAATGGAGGACATTCCGGTGGTGAAATCCATAAAGGACTGGGAAATGCCAATAAGTTACTGGCCCGTTTCTTGTTTTTGCTGAAGAAAAACAAGATAGATTTCTTACTCTGTTCAATTGAAGGAGGAAATCTGCGTAATGCTATTGCCCGTGAAGCGCACGCTGTAGTAGGTCTTCGTCCGGAAGATAAAGAAACTGTACGGATTATGCTGAATCATTTCGCCGCAGATGTTGAAAATGAATTAAAGCATGTAGACAAGAATGTCCGTTTAGTGATGGAGTCGACAGACAAGCCTGATTTTTATATTGATAATGCTACTGCAGAAAAAGTTATTTATGCTTTGCATGCCTGCCCTCATGGTGTATTAGGTATGAGCCACGACATCGAAGGATTGGTGGAAACATCTACCAATTTAGCCTCTGTGAAGATGAAGGAGAATCATACCATCCTGGTGGGAACCAGTCAGCGTAGTTCAATAGAATCATACAAAGAAATGGCGGCTAATCAGGTAGCTGCAACTTTCCTGTTGGCCGGTGCAGATGTTTCTCATGGTGATGGTTATCCGGGATGGGCTCCAAATCCGGATTCGGTAATTTTGAAGATCGCTCAAAAGACATATGAACAACTGTTCCATAAGCAACCTGAAATTATGGCT is part of the Parabacteroides sp. AD58 genome and harbors:
- the rlmH gene encoding 23S rRNA (pseudouridine(1915)-N(3))-methyltransferase RlmH, whose product is MKICLVVIGKTDANYFSEAIREYQNRLVHYIPFEMQVIPDIKNVKNLSENQQKEKEGELILKSLQAGDYLVLLDEKGKEFTSMQFASYLEKKMNTVSRRLVFVIGGPYGFSEAVYQAASEKVSLSKMTFSHQMIRLIFVEQIYRAMTILNNEPYHHE
- a CDS encoding aminoacyl-histidine dipeptidase; translation: MKITDLEPQIVWKYFDEITKVPRPSKKEEKIVAYLESFAQKNHIAYKKDEVGNIIMSKPATPGMENRETVVLQSHVDMVCEKNNGTQHDFEKDPIETIVDGEWLRANGTTLGADNGIGVAAELALLASDNIEHGPIECLFTIDEETGLTGAKALKAGFMTGNILLNLDSEDEGQIFMGCAGGKDTQALFHYQAEAAPADRQYFRIDVKGLNGGHSGGEIHKGLGNANKLLARFLFLLKKNKIDFLLCSIEGGNLRNAIAREAHAVVGLRPEDKETVRIMLNHFAADVENELKHVDKNVRLVMESTDKPDFYIDNATAEKVIYALHACPHGVLGMSHDIEGLVETSTNLASVKMKENHTILVGTSQRSSIESYKEMAANQVAATFLLAGADVSHGDGYPGWAPNPDSVILKIAQKTYEQLFHKQPEIMAIHAGLECGLFLEKYPTLDMISFGPTLRDVHSPNERIEIKTVGMWWSHLLELLKNIPAK
- a CDS encoding Gfo/Idh/MocA family protein, encoding MEKQTKKMNRREFLGLSALGLASLTILPSWSVNGQKYAPSDRIVFGFIGLGRQGMSDFYSASNCPGIQIVAGCDVDALKRERFMKRVTEWQKKAGWNPRCDTYEFYEELLDRKDIDVVSIATPDHWHALAAIHACQASKDVYLQKPLTYTISESIALVRAVRANDRVLQVGSQQRSDREFQRAIELVRAGAIGHIESVQVHIGEPPKPFDLPEVPVPPYLNFNAWMGPLTSPNVHYHPDMCPPIDNPEMEEKGPWAVWRYYRETGNGLTGDWGAHHYDITQAALGMDGSGPVEYIPAGYNGTKYCTMKYADGTVVTEQVIENFRKDNPNELGIKFIGTKGWLKVARGYIECSDPSLVKDTPMGAEVSHMQNFVNCIRSRRNPIAPVEVGCSTNIMCCLNNIAHELGRPVKWDPATLSFGDDEEAANHRLYYYKYRNPYTLPYWDK
- the eno gene encoding phosphopyruvate hydratase codes for the protein MRIEKITGREILDSRGNPTVEVDVLLESGVMGRASVPSGASTGEHEALELRDQDKNRYGGKGVLKAVKNVNEVIAPALKGMSALDQMGIDHAMLALDGTPTKSNLGANAILGVSLAVAKAAANYLDIPLYRYIGGTNTYVMPVPMMNIINGGSHSDAPIAFQEFMIRPVGASSFHEGLRMGAEVFHALKKVLHDRGLSTAVGDEGGFAPALEGTEDALNSILKAIEAAGYKPGKDVMIGMDCASSEFYKDGVYDYTIFEGEKGVKRTSDEQIDYLEKLINTYPIDSIEDGMSENDWDGWKKLTQRIGDRCQLVGDDLFVTNVEFLSKGIQEGCANSILIKVNQIGSLTETLNAIEMAHRHGYTTVTSHRSGETEDATIADIAVATNSGQIKTGSLSRSDRMAKYNQLLRIEEELGERAVYGYKRLK
- a CDS encoding glycoside hydrolase family 27 protein, which gives rise to MIKEIALSLFSVVFMLSCTEKKEAERKAFAENEFKEWAQTPPMGWNSWDCYGPTVEEHEVRANADYMAEHLLKYGWEYIVVDIRWYVENDKAGGYNQTDPHYVLDAYGRYQPAVNRFPSAKGGKGFKELADYVHQKGLKFGIHIMRGIPKEAVAQKRPIKGTDGITADQIYSKENLCQWLSDNYTVDTSKPGAQEYYNSIINMYADWGVDFIKVDDLSAPFYHKDEIEMIRYAIDHCGRPIVFSTSPGETPVEEAEHVRNHANMWRMVNDVWDVWGDVEHLLSVCQKWYPYIAPGTWPDCDMIPLGRISIRGERGEDRMTRLTKDEQYSLMTLFTIFRSPLMFGGDLPSCDDFTLSLLTNEEVLKMHKKSVDTRMLYYDTEKVVITSRHPQTGAIYLALFNTSDDKELSVGADLKQLGIEGPVEVVDLWTGQNLGKVSDKIERELKPHASILCKISSNLDEVTN
- a CDS encoding DUF4783 domain-containing protein, which gives rise to MKRLLLLIALVVAAIHVQAADITTITTALKTGNATTLQSCMDKSVDMALADKSKTCNAQEAVSMLNGFFSSNKPSSFSLLHHADKKDNGFLVAKLTAGNKSYRVNVTYKVEGDKVVIQSIRIE
- the nadC gene encoding carboxylating nicotinate-nucleotide diphosphorylase encodes the protein MNVKETKEQLIAELIRLAFAEDIGDGDHTTLCCIPATEMGKSQLIVKEDGVLAGVEMARLIFHTFDPDLKMTVFIQDGAEVKKGDIAFVVEGKVQSLLQTERLMLNVMQRMSGIATTTRKYVKALEGTKTCVLDTRKTTPGLRMIEKEAVRIGGGVNHRIGLFDMILLKDNHVDFAGGIEAAITRCHEYLKEKHKDLKIEIEVRNFDEIQQVLKIGGVDRIMLDNFTPEDTKKAVEMIGGRFEIESSGGITFDTLRQYAECGVDYISVGALTHSVKGLDMSFKAC
- a CDS encoding OmpH family outer membrane protein; translated protein: MKNVNYIINGVLAVAVVILFVMQFSGKKEVSTTKAVTTDSGSTASTLPVAYVNVDSLLENYNYAKDLNEIILKKAENSRANVNQKAASLQSEMQEFQRKISNNAFLTQERAEQEQQRLLNKRQELQDLDTRLSQELMEEQQKLNEQLRDSIVSQLKVFNQSRGFQVVFSNTAGDNILLANDAYDITAELLEYLNKNYATRK